The Thermodesulfobacteriota bacterium genome contains a region encoding:
- a CDS encoding asparagine synthase-related protein, producing MIEEIVARGMDVERFIQGKIAEIKDAVGHGTAINALSGGVDSSTVTMLGHRALGRRLKTVFVENGLMREGEPQRVVELFRDLGVDVRVVDARREFFAALKGITDPEEKREAVSREFYRNALARVVRTSGAKFLLQGTILTDVEEAVAGIKRQHNIIEQLGIDPQEAFGYRILEPLVQLRKDAVRKVGMALGLPEELFRRIPFPGPALSARVIGEATPERVGTVRKATAIVERMLSDHGAFQYMAILHADRVTGLRDGRREFGQQIEVRCWDSVDARKATPTRLPYETLEELARRIVDEVPGVVSVTYNIAAKPPSTLEAV from the coding sequence ATGATCGAGGAGATCGTCGCCCGCGGGATGGACGTGGAGCGTTTCATCCAGGGGAAGATCGCGGAGATCAAGGACGCGGTCGGCCACGGGACGGCGATCAACGCCCTCTCGGGCGGTGTCGACTCCTCCACGGTCACGATGCTGGGGCACCGGGCGCTGGGGCGCCGCCTCAAGACCGTCTTCGTCGAGAACGGCCTCATGCGGGAAGGGGAGCCGCAGCGGGTCGTGGAGCTTTTCCGGGACCTCGGCGTCGATGTCCGCGTCGTCGACGCCCGCAGGGAGTTTTTCGCGGCCCTCAAAGGGATCACCGATCCCGAGGAGAAGCGGGAGGCCGTCAGCCGGGAGTTCTACCGGAACGCGCTCGCCCGCGTCGTCCGCACCAGCGGGGCGAAGTTCCTGCTCCAGGGGACGATCCTGACCGACGTGGAGGAGGCCGTCGCGGGGATCAAGCGGCAGCACAACATCATCGAGCAGCTCGGGATCGACCCGCAGGAGGCGTTCGGCTACCGCATCCTCGAGCCGCTCGTCCAGCTCCGGAAGGACGCGGTCCGGAAGGTAGGGATGGCTCTCGGCCTGCCGGAGGAGCTGTTCCGGCGCATCCCGTTCCCCGGCCCGGCGCTCTCCGCGCGCGTGATCGGCGAGGCGACCCCGGAGCGGGTGGGCACGGTGCGGAAGGCGACCGCCATCGTCGAACGGATGCTCTCGGACCACGGTGCGTTCCAGTATATGGCGATCCTGCACGCCGACCGCGTGACCGGGCTGCGGGACGGAAGGCGCGAGTTCGGACAGCAGATCGAGGTGCGCTGCTGGGACAGCGTCGACGCGCGGAAGGCGACGCCGACCCGGCTCCCGTACGAGACGCTCGAGGAGCTCGCCCGCCGGATCGTGGATGAGGTGCCCGGCGTCGTCAGCGTCACCTACAACATCGCCGCGAAGCCTCCTTCGACCCTCGAGGCGGTCTGA
- a CDS encoding LysE family translocator, which produces MTAFLGAGMLLGLSAGFSPGPLLALVLSQTVRHGVREGIKIALAPLLTDFPIILLSTFVLSRFAAYRGLLGAVSLAGAALVAHMAYETFRARGRGPAAQDAAPQSLLKGALVNALSPHPYLFWLTVGAPMILKGRETGPAAAALFVAGFLGCLVGSKMSLAVLAGRSSRLLEGRRYEFILRALGLLLFLFAGFLLRDGLRLLGWI; this is translated from the coding sequence ATGACGGCTTTCCTGGGCGCCGGCATGCTCCTCGGTCTGTCGGCGGGCTTCTCGCCGGGCCCTCTGCTCGCGCTGGTGCTGTCCCAAACGGTCCGCCACGGGGTCCGGGAGGGGATCAAGATCGCCCTGGCCCCCCTGCTCACCGATTTTCCCATCATCCTCCTGTCGACGTTCGTCCTGTCCCGGTTTGCCGCGTACAGGGGGCTCCTGGGGGCGGTGTCGCTGGCGGGGGCGGCGCTGGTGGCGCACATGGCGTACGAGACGTTCCGGGCGAGGGGGCGGGGACCGGCCGCGCAGGACGCCGCGCCGCAATCGCTCCTCAAGGGGGCGCTGGTCAACGCCCTCAGCCCGCACCCGTACCTGTTCTGGCTGACCGTCGGCGCACCGATGATCCTCAAAGGGCGGGAGACCGGCCCTGCGGCCGCCGCGCTGTTCGTCGCCGGGTTCCTCGGGTGCCTCGTGGGCTCCAAGATGTCCCTTGCCGTCCTCGCCGGGCGTTCGTCGCGCCTGCTGGAGGGGAGGCGGTACGAATTCATCCTGCGGGCGCTGGGGCTGCTGCTGTTCCTTTTCGCCGGCTTCCTGCTTCGGGATGGCCTCCGCCTGCTCGGCTGGATATGA